In the genome of Candidatus Dormiibacterota bacterium, one region contains:
- a CDS encoding aminopeptidase P family protein, whose protein sequence is MSTERTTERPTTAASHDSDSPPALVEFMSDGWLAAAPAMGAHPQLGRLQQRRAALSRAFPGCCLVIPAGQEHVRANDTFFRFRPASDFVYLMGDGEPGALLVMEPAGDSHRCVLYAREHNRGKAEFFTDRNHGELWVGRHRGIEESAAYFGVDACHPLQEIAPLLRELRDSNQPVCVLRGHNQQIDAIFPKRDDDTEFAAHLSEMRLIKDSYEIAELRKACEISKRAFEDVIRILPHAKSEREIEAAYWRRARIEANDVGYLTIAASGHHACTLHWNRNDGSLERSAMLLLDAGVECDSLYTADITRTLPIAGKYSGEQRAIYDIVWEAQRAGIDAVRAGNDFLEPNRRAMRVLAQGLIDLGILKSSLDEALDPERPYYRRYTLHNVSHMLGLDVHDCASARAQEYRYGQMREGMVLTVEPGLYFQPDDATVPERFRGIGVRIEDDVAVTAGAPDNLSGILPSQADAVERWMAELMA, encoded by the coding sequence ATGTCCACAGAACGCACGACCGAACGCCCCACAACCGCCGCCAGCCACGATTCCGATTCGCCTCCGGCGCTGGTAGAGTTCATGTCCGACGGGTGGCTTGCGGCCGCCCCGGCAATGGGAGCGCACCCCCAGCTCGGGCGCCTGCAGCAGCGTCGCGCGGCCCTCTCGCGGGCTTTCCCGGGCTGTTGCCTCGTGATCCCGGCGGGCCAGGAGCACGTTCGCGCCAACGATACGTTCTTTCGTTTCCGCCCAGCGAGCGATTTCGTCTACCTGATGGGCGACGGCGAACCCGGCGCGCTCCTGGTGATGGAGCCGGCCGGCGATAGCCACCGTTGCGTCCTCTATGCCCGCGAGCACAACCGCGGCAAAGCCGAGTTCTTTACCGATCGCAACCATGGCGAACTCTGGGTCGGGCGCCATCGCGGCATCGAAGAGAGCGCCGCGTATTTTGGCGTCGACGCATGCCACCCGCTCCAAGAGATCGCGCCGCTGTTGCGCGAACTGCGCGATTCGAATCAGCCCGTTTGCGTGTTACGCGGACACAACCAGCAGATCGACGCGATCTTCCCCAAACGCGACGACGATACGGAATTCGCCGCGCACCTTTCGGAGATGCGGCTGATCAAAGATTCTTACGAGATCGCCGAGCTACGCAAAGCCTGCGAGATCAGCAAGCGCGCGTTCGAGGACGTCATTCGCATTCTTCCGCACGCCAAAAGCGAGCGCGAAATCGAAGCCGCCTACTGGCGCCGCGCGCGGATCGAAGCCAACGACGTCGGTTACCTCACCATCGCCGCATCCGGGCACCACGCATGCACGCTGCACTGGAATCGCAACGACGGAAGCCTCGAACGCAGCGCCATGCTGTTGCTCGATGCCGGCGTCGAATGCGACTCGCTCTACACCGCCGATATCACGCGCACGCTCCCTATCGCAGGGAAGTATAGCGGCGAGCAACGCGCGATCTACGACATCGTCTGGGAGGCCCAGCGCGCCGGCATCGATGCGGTGCGCGCCGGCAACGATTTCCTCGAACCGAACCGTCGCGCGATGCGCGTCCTCGCCCAGGGCTTGATCGATCTCGGGATCCTGAAATCGTCGCTCGATGAAGCGCTGGATCCGGAGCGGCCGTACTATCGCCGGTACACCTTGCACAACGTCAGCCACATGCTCGGCCTGGACGTGCACGACTGCGCGAGCGCCCGCGCGCAAGAGTACCGCTACGGGCAGATGCGCGAGGGCATGGTGCTCACCGTCGAGCCCGGCCTCTATTTCCAGCCCGACGACGCCACCGTGCCCGAGCGTTTTCGCGGCATCGGCGTGCGCATCGAAGACGACGTCGCCGTCACCGCCGGCGCGCCGGACAATCTCTCGGGCATCCTTCCATCGCAGGCCGACGCCGTCGAACGCTGGATGGCGGAACTGATGGCCTAA